A genomic stretch from Phycisphaerae bacterium includes:
- a CDS encoding metallophosphoesterase — MQRIGRLTISIWTACLCLIWSAGPVAARTLGQWDFDGGDLSATSGVAMEYYGGTTASKTQFGTTVSFGIPNIAGSVASVMKFPACLPSEGYVMHTNAPGNGGGIYINQYSLVLDLLYPAASTNAWRAILQTSRTNGNDADFFVGNGTTTPNANGIGVAGQYHGAIQPNTWYRVAVTVDLTTLTMAKYINGSLVGVQSLADSLDGRWSLYSTNTAPDWLLLFADNDNDTKTGYVNSIQFRDYVMSAPEIAELGGPSANGIPLPVAPTNLQLVSPNGGEYWPAGSTQVVSWTVTDPSGVVNVELYDGASLRAPLGQAPMVDGRFDWSISPYLGDSADYRVKLSAAAFPAVSDASDAPFEVYGSAPEPTVITKLPMLQDARPDAMNLIWETSSFGNPNRVDFGLNDVSENTIANVSTQQLDATHFVHAATIQPLQIETVYKYRVRSGTATSPTFTLRTAPRPGTPIRIVWFADEQDYTIFRQQVPHMAARKPDLVLAAGDLMNDGASIAQWQDYWFGPLQLGNLAQTTPVLFCRGNHDGEGALAYAYSALPGNEAWFAFTYGSSRFIFLDTNIETAEQTAWLENELASTEAQRASFRVVSFHKPPYTDLWDGPGYNGEAFVRENWVPLFEQYKVDVVVSGHTHAYLRGMNDNVMYVIVGGAGNVVDTYTGYVWGFFTVKQSLHHYGVMEVDGYALTWNAYDVNDVLFDSYGLASQTPFCPADFDGDTDVDEDDFVLFRPCLSGPHAPPAADCSQEDIDADGDVDQTDYGLFQRCYSGTNEVAAANCAQ; from the coding sequence GTGCAGCGTATTGGCCGCCTGACGATATCGATCTGGACTGCCTGCCTCTGTCTCATATGGTCGGCCGGACCCGTTGCCGCGCGGACCCTCGGCCAGTGGGACTTCGACGGGGGCGACCTCTCTGCCACAAGTGGCGTGGCGATGGAGTACTACGGCGGCACGACGGCCTCCAAGACCCAGTTCGGCACAACCGTCTCGTTCGGCATTCCCAATATCGCCGGCTCGGTTGCGTCGGTGATGAAGTTCCCCGCTTGCCTGCCCAGTGAAGGTTATGTCATGCACACCAACGCCCCCGGCAACGGCGGCGGCATCTACATCAACCAATACTCGCTCGTGCTGGACCTGCTGTACCCGGCCGCCAGCACGAATGCCTGGCGGGCGATCCTCCAGACCTCACGCACCAACGGTAACGATGCCGACTTCTTCGTGGGCAACGGCACGACGACCCCGAATGCAAACGGCATCGGAGTCGCCGGCCAATACCACGGCGCGATCCAGCCAAACACGTGGTATCGCGTGGCGGTCACGGTCGATCTCACCACGCTGACGATGGCCAAGTACATCAACGGCTCCCTCGTCGGGGTCCAGTCGCTCGCGGACTCGCTGGATGGCCGGTGGTCCCTCTACTCCACCAACACTGCCCCCGATTGGCTGCTCCTGTTCGCAGACAACGACAATGACACGAAGACCGGCTATGTGAACAGCATTCAGTTCCGCGACTACGTCATGTCCGCCCCCGAGATCGCCGAGCTCGGCGGCCCCAGTGCTAATGGCATACCCCTTCCGGTGGCCCCGACGAACCTGCAACTGGTGAGCCCCAACGGCGGCGAGTACTGGCCGGCCGGCTCCACACAGGTCGTCTCCTGGACCGTGACGGACCCGAGCGGCGTCGTCAACGTCGAACTGTACGACGGGGCCTCGCTACGGGCCCCACTGGGACAGGCGCCCATGGTTGACGGTCGGTTCGACTGGTCCATCTCGCCGTACCTGGGTGATTCTGCAGATTATCGCGTGAAGCTTTCCGCAGCCGCGTTTCCCGCCGTCTCGGACGCCTCCGACGCACCCTTCGAAGTCTATGGATCCGCGCCCGAACCCACGGTCATCACCAAGTTGCCGATGCTGCAAGACGCACGCCCGGACGCGATGAATCTCATCTGGGAAACGAGCAGCTTCGGGAACCCCAATCGGGTCGATTTCGGCCTGAACGACGTGTCAGAGAACACGATCGCCAACGTGTCGACTCAGCAGCTCGATGCCACCCACTTCGTACACGCGGCCACGATTCAGCCCCTGCAGATCGAGACGGTATACAAGTACCGCGTCCGCAGCGGGACTGCCACGTCACCGACGTTCACGCTGCGCACTGCCCCACGGCCCGGCACTCCCATCAGGATAGTCTGGTTCGCCGATGAGCAGGACTACACGATCTTCCGGCAACAGGTTCCGCACATGGCCGCACGCAAGCCCGACCTCGTGCTGGCGGCCGGTGATCTGATGAACGACGGGGCAAGTATCGCCCAGTGGCAGGATTATTGGTTCGGCCCGCTGCAACTGGGCAATCTGGCCCAGACCACGCCCGTCCTGTTCTGCAGAGGCAATCACGACGGTGAAGGCGCTCTGGCCTACGCCTACAGCGCGCTTCCGGGCAACGAGGCCTGGTTCGCCTTCACATATGGAAGCAGCCGCTTCATCTTCCTCGATACGAACATTGAGACCGCCGAGCAGACTGCCTGGCTCGAAAATGAACTCGCCTCAACGGAGGCTCAACGAGCTTCATTCCGCGTGGTTAGCTTTCACAAGCCTCCCTACACCGACTTGTGGGACGGTCCCGGATACAACGGCGAGGCTTTCGTCCGGGAGAACTGGGTGCCGCTATTCGAACAGTATAAGGTCGACGTCGTCGTGAGCGGTCACACGCACGCCTACCTGCGCGGCATGAACGACAATGTGATGTACGTAATCGTCGGCGGCGCCGGTAACGTCGTCGACACCTACACCGGCTATGTCTGGGGCTTCTTCACGGTGAAACAGTCACTGCACCACTACGGCGTGATGGAGGTTGACGGCTATGCCCTGACCTGGAATGCCTACGACGTGAACGACGTGCTCTTTGATTCGTACGGGCTCGCCAGCCAAACGCCGTTCTGCCCGGCCGACTTCGACGGTGACACGGACGTCGATGAAGACGACTTCGTCCTCTTCCGGCCGTGCTTGAGCGGGCCGCATGCCCCTCCCGCAGCGGACTGCTCGCAGGAAGACATCGACGCGGACGGCGACGTCGACCAGACGGACTACGGCCTGTTTCAGCGGTGTTACAGCGGAACGAACGAAGTTGCCGCCGCAAACTGCGCGCAGTGA
- a CDS encoding pseudouridine synthase: MPKERLQKVLAAAGLASRRECEQIILDGRVSVNARKVHSLPVLVDPDVDKIAVDGRPLRAQRKVYFLLHKPKGVHCTNYDPDGRPRAVDLLGGVRERVFPVGRLDADTTGLLLMTNDGELAQRLTHPRHGIPKTYRAHVNGLITREQLDELRKGVWLAEGKTRVSEATVIHAARDQSVVEITLREGRNREVRRVLAKIGHAVRKLIRIRIGPLSLRGLGPGEFRPLTSSEVNLLKNYKPHPERRAKTTPADTGNHQMTPRKHHGRTGHRGLQRKIPRRRSRD, from the coding sequence ATGCCGAAGGAAAGACTCCAGAAAGTGCTCGCGGCGGCGGGCCTGGCCTCGCGTAGAGAATGTGAACAGATCATCCTCGACGGCCGGGTGTCGGTTAACGCTCGCAAGGTTCATTCGTTACCTGTGCTCGTCGATCCCGACGTCGACAAGATCGCCGTTGACGGTCGGCCGCTGCGGGCCCAGCGCAAGGTCTATTTCCTCCTGCACAAACCCAAAGGTGTGCATTGCACGAACTACGACCCTGACGGACGGCCCCGGGCCGTCGATCTTCTCGGCGGCGTCCGCGAACGCGTTTTTCCGGTCGGAAGGCTGGATGCCGACACCACCGGCCTGTTATTGATGACCAACGACGGCGAACTGGCCCAGCGATTGACCCACCCTCGTCATGGCATACCCAAGACCTATCGTGCCCATGTCAACGGGCTGATCACCCGGGAACAGCTCGATGAGCTGCGAAAGGGTGTCTGGCTGGCGGAAGGCAAGACCCGCGTCTCGGAGGCAACCGTCATCCATGCCGCCCGAGACCAGAGCGTCGTCGAAATCACGCTGCGTGAGGGCCGAAACCGCGAGGTCCGCCGCGTTCTGGCCAAGATCGGCCACGCGGTCCGCAAACTCATCCGCATCCGGATCGGGCCGCTGTCGCTTCGCGGGCTGGGGCCCGGAGAATTCCGGCCTCTGACTTCTTCGGAAGTCAATCTTCTGAAGAACTACAAGCCCCATCCGGAACGTCGGGCGAAAACAACGCCGGCGGATACCGGCAACCATCAAATGACGCCGCGCAAGCACCACGGCCGGACGGGTCACCGAGGGCTGCAGCGGAAGATACCTCGGCGACGATCGAGAGACTGA
- a CDS encoding DNA-binding transcriptional regulator, translating into MTRARRVALLIGQDIGFCRRVLQGVHDYAITRGWVFHDARADIRALRPMRMWKPDGVICSVFDEDVARRLACCHVPVVNTSSMITTWKGPLVDVDHLEVGRLAAEHLLDRGFRNFGFLGSADGGCSMGRAAGFSKRLAQAGFTPFVCHAEYRPVPVLDASWQGLSRSVQSWLLRLPKPVGVLASHDKPGRDLVDTCHQLGLRVPDEVAVVGVDDDEFECRLCHPPLSSVHNPGVQIGYEAARLLDRLLSGESPRQLRLSIPPTHVVARQSTETTAVEDPDVAAALIWIRDHLSEDISVDGVVEAIGTCRRTLERRFRAAVGDSILEKIRRMRIEKAKHLLAETDLKLSVIAQQCGIGSAARLTVLFKQVTGYQPSLFRRTAANRSNHRE; encoded by the coding sequence ATGACCCGAGCTCGTCGAGTTGCACTGTTGATCGGCCAGGACATCGGTTTTTGCCGTCGGGTTTTGCAGGGGGTCCACGACTACGCCATCACCCGAGGTTGGGTTTTTCATGACGCCCGTGCAGACATTCGAGCCCTCCGCCCCATGCGGATGTGGAAGCCCGACGGTGTGATCTGTAGCGTGTTCGACGAGGACGTTGCGCGGAGGCTGGCCTGCTGCCATGTGCCGGTCGTGAACACATCGAGTATGATCACCACCTGGAAAGGCCCGCTGGTGGACGTGGATCACCTCGAAGTTGGACGTTTGGCAGCCGAACACCTTCTCGACCGCGGATTCCGAAACTTCGGTTTTCTGGGAAGCGCCGACGGAGGATGTTCCATGGGGCGGGCTGCGGGCTTCAGCAAACGTCTGGCCCAGGCAGGGTTCACGCCCTTCGTGTGTCACGCGGAGTACCGACCTGTTCCGGTTCTGGACGCAAGCTGGCAAGGACTCAGCCGGTCGGTCCAAAGCTGGCTGCTCAGGCTGCCCAAGCCTGTTGGGGTTCTGGCATCCCACGACAAGCCCGGCCGGGACTTGGTGGACACGTGCCATCAACTGGGCCTTCGGGTCCCGGATGAAGTCGCGGTCGTGGGGGTTGACGACGACGAATTCGAATGCCGGCTGTGTCATCCGCCGTTGTCCAGCGTACACAATCCCGGAGTGCAGATCGGATATGAAGCGGCGAGACTGCTGGACCGGCTGCTCTCGGGCGAATCTCCCAGGCAATTGCGCCTGAGCATTCCACCGACCCACGTGGTTGCCCGCCAATCCACCGAAACCACAGCGGTGGAAGACCCCGACGTGGCCGCCGCGCTCATCTGGATCCGCGACCACCTCTCGGAGGACATCAGCGTGGACGGGGTCGTCGAGGCAATCGGAACCTGCCGTCGGACGCTGGAACGGCGGTTCCGGGCCGCAGTCGGCGATTCCATCCTGGAGAAGATCCGGAGGATGAGAATCGAAAAAGCCAAGCATCTCCTCGCCGAAACGGACCTGAAGCTATCGGTCATTGCCCAGCAGTGCGGTATCGGGAGCGCTGCGCGCCTGACGGTGCTCTTCAAACAGGTGACAGGATATCAGCCGTCACTCTTCCGGCGCACGGCCGCCAATAGGTCGAACCACCGCGAGTAG
- a CDS encoding DUF1559 domain-containing protein → MPCPRTMSVDSLVVRRGARPARRGGNPVRQPGFTLIEVLVVVSIIALLIAILLPSLSKAREQSRRVVCQNNLRQLQHAIVFYLSDHKGIFPPHRTKVQAGTKGRDDLGEWAWFQQLERYTKSPEIPHCPTLANHTQEDSGIVWSWAYNRLDIGYGYNAWFLGLWNHATNGGYEEYAGLRSHPWFSESRVKSPSLNILLADANPKNDRLFGGQLWWPFVDGDTGGTGEGVNVRRHQKGGNIVFNDGHTEYRRAGTINPPAGSPNKFLQYWDPLLRRAKQ, encoded by the coding sequence ATGCCGTGTCCAAGAACGATGTCGGTGGACAGCTTGGTTGTACGGCGAGGGGCAAGGCCGGCTCGCCGGGGCGGGAACCCGGTTCGGCAGCCGGGTTTCACGCTGATCGAAGTGCTCGTGGTGGTCTCGATCATCGCGTTGCTGATAGCGATCCTGCTCCCGTCGCTGTCCAAAGCTCGCGAACAGTCGAGACGGGTGGTCTGCCAGAATAATCTGAGGCAACTCCAGCATGCCATTGTTTTCTACCTTTCGGACCACAAGGGCATATTCCCTCCGCACCGCACCAAGGTCCAGGCAGGCACAAAGGGCCGGGACGACCTCGGAGAGTGGGCGTGGTTTCAGCAGTTGGAGCGATACACGAAGTCTCCGGAGATACCTCACTGTCCGACGCTGGCAAACCACACGCAAGAAGACTCGGGTATTGTCTGGTCATGGGCCTACAACCGGCTGGACATCGGATACGGTTACAACGCGTGGTTCCTTGGGCTTTGGAATCATGCGACCAATGGCGGCTATGAAGAATATGCCGGCCTTCGGAGTCATCCGTGGTTTTCGGAGAGTCGCGTCAAAAGCCCGTCTCTCAATATTCTGCTCGCGGATGCCAATCCGAAGAATGACAGGTTGTTCGGTGGGCAGTTGTGGTGGCCTTTCGTCGACGGCGACACCGGCGGGACGGGCGAGGGTGTCAACGTCAGGAGACATCAGAAAGGCGGCAACATCGTTTTCAACGACGGCCACACGGAGTATCGCAGGGCGGGCACCATCAACCCGCCGGCAGGTTCGCCGAACAAATTCCTGCAGTATTGGGACCCGCTTCTACGACGCGCGAAACAGTGA
- a CDS encoding DUF362 domain-containing protein yields MNEQISRRKLLKHGAAAIASAALVSGCMQPVGVTLTNNHPADAPSDPDSPDKVVLGLFPRDGQSSPQMAVRNACRQLDWSWLRRGDSVFVKLSSNSAHPHPAATSPNAVRAIVTELLDRGAGRVLVGDQGGVEYVRLVDGDKRHGSTETLMRKNGLHEAIVDSGARPCFFDDYGYETGYFQASLPFDNPHWREPPYVARIIREVDHIIYLPRLASHVLAGYTHGHKIAVGWLRDDSRFQMHFEAGSFHEKYVEVNYIPDIRQRLRLVITLAEQVLLNVGPDVGTLATPDSWIVIASSHLANHDAVSVAVLAYVDGKTANGVHFIPPAYGTLSNTANWTFLSQIVPAQTGIPWGKPRMLTYQKLRTHRYQTGIASDLALTRAYQILGGVPRTIAVHTTGRAPDAEFRSFLRAYLSGVAGRSG; encoded by the coding sequence GTGAACGAGCAGATCAGCAGGCGCAAGCTATTGAAACACGGCGCGGCCGCAATCGCATCAGCGGCGCTTGTCTCAGGTTGCATGCAGCCGGTGGGCGTAACCCTGACCAACAATCATCCGGCAGACGCACCAAGTGATCCTGATTCGCCCGACAAGGTGGTTCTCGGTCTGTTTCCGCGAGACGGCCAGTCGAGCCCGCAAATGGCGGTCCGCAACGCCTGCCGCCAATTGGACTGGTCATGGCTGAGGCGCGGCGATTCCGTCTTCGTCAAGCTGTCATCGAACTCGGCGCATCCGCACCCGGCCGCCACCTCGCCGAACGCCGTGCGCGCGATCGTGACCGAACTGCTGGACCGCGGGGCCGGACGCGTGCTCGTCGGCGACCAGGGCGGGGTCGAATACGTTCGGCTGGTCGATGGAGACAAGCGGCACGGCTCCACCGAGACCCTGATGCGAAAGAACGGCCTCCATGAAGCCATCGTCGATTCGGGTGCCAGGCCGTGCTTCTTCGATGACTACGGCTACGAAACGGGATACTTCCAGGCCTCGCTGCCGTTCGACAACCCACACTGGCGGGAGCCACCATACGTGGCCAGGATCATCCGCGAGGTCGACCACATCATCTACCTGCCGCGACTTGCGTCGCACGTCCTGGCCGGCTACACGCACGGTCACAAAATAGCGGTGGGCTGGCTTCGCGATGACAGCCGGTTCCAGATGCACTTCGAGGCCGGCAGCTTTCACGAGAAGTACGTCGAGGTCAACTACATCCCGGATATCCGCCAACGCCTGCGATTGGTCATCACCCTGGCCGAGCAGGTCCTTCTCAACGTCGGTCCCGATGTCGGCACGCTCGCCACACCCGATTCCTGGATCGTCATCGCCTCGTCGCACTTGGCCAACCACGACGCCGTGTCGGTCGCGGTATTGGCCTATGTCGACGGCAAGACGGCGAACGGAGTACATTTCATTCCTCCGGCCTACGGGACGTTGTCGAACACCGCCAACTGGACGTTCCTCTCGCAGATCGTGCCCGCCCAAACAGGCATCCCCTGGGGCAAGCCGCGGATGCTGACCTACCAGAAGCTCCGAACTCACCGCTACCAGACCGGCATTGCCTCCGATCTGGCCCTGACAAGGGCATATCAAATCCTCGGCGGCGTACCGAGAACCATCGCGGTCCACACCACTGGTCGGGCCCCGGATGCAGAGTTCCGATCATTCCTGAGGGCGTATTTGTCTGGAGTCGCCGGCCGTTCCGGATGA
- a CDS encoding LamG domain-containing protein: MICRNLLAAVTLIAILGLPPAFAGLSEYQDAVHAEPSLISYFTFDADSGTAAADTCTTALPNPTGALQGTATFTPTGEGFGGAGKALSLTGAGWVNFGAVAEFAFGGQSAELATPGTVEMWVRPSWDPLTPPSYNPALASVREVTPGNDPNPYTRWSMHLEKTRLGWGVFGGIMGYHPEYWNFRPDQWYHVAFVFTPNYQNNTNYPTTRVFVNGILLGDFWGYLGAKTDAPFQIGAADPNGGSAFIGLIDEVAVYSTWLSDSAIAQHYLAAVGVAPPTTPLPSRAAYGAQVMADAPIGYYSFEGDTISVTDNSGNGRHGTLVEPAKLRWTSGFGGGQALAFDNSGSSGGMVSMGAVEDFTFADGTGTVEAWVAPAPGIKYRSDNFSWPFGNYRPGIASCADDYWHPYYALEMRTSDATIGVENVPEWYVNGPIPGGLPEDEHWFHVVAVFNAGKLDYYVNGLQVINQADFQLLPPDGFLGNFQIGAIDPQGDWGFPGKIDEVAVYDAALSPERIAAHYSSVAMTFDIHEIEFLDPTNLTPVDVTLSAPSGQSSSGLELTFSYNPAIITVTVPALSLTLTPGVAYPIPDGTTSAVLRVSPVSGGYGTTMLTATPNAASGWLAGDSIQIQSSLVIVGGMYVNDHFDDNAVGTNVNGVGGGWYVPYQAKGAPSESDSSLKILNNSGWYAWTGIASKSAGEFPFMNEDGIRIEWVINYVQLTAAGGASGAPNSDGAECFHELGVISANAENNQWNELYRNTKGGLYVNLFYSGYVDSPTENITVKGSIRVVNSNHPEARSDEGANGLETPVVFELTNVHSITPAKPLVVTIELDQDGWKVGFPQNAGAVYSVWPTGTSRPGLTIDDVSGKVLGGWDANTLGAGLAGAAITNEFDNGAFLFAAFHNIVDGNGQGWIDSVKACVGCPLATDCPNPFADADGDGDVDQADFAQLQACFTGTGGGIPRGCGCLDHDGSGSIDLPDLDAFEICASGAGVPAAKACDDE, translated from the coding sequence ATGATTTGCAGGAATCTGCTTGCAGCGGTGACACTCATTGCCATTCTGGGATTGCCGCCGGCCTTCGCCGGCTTGAGCGAGTATCAGGACGCGGTCCATGCCGAGCCGAGCTTGATCAGCTACTTCACCTTCGACGCGGACTCGGGAACCGCCGCAGCGGATACTTGCACGACGGCCTTACCCAACCCCACCGGCGCGCTGCAAGGGACGGCGACCTTCACCCCGACCGGTGAGGGCTTCGGCGGAGCCGGCAAAGCATTGTCGCTTACGGGGGCGGGCTGGGTCAACTTCGGCGCGGTTGCGGAATTCGCCTTCGGTGGTCAGTCAGCGGAGTTGGCCACGCCCGGCACGGTGGAGATGTGGGTTCGCCCGAGCTGGGATCCGTTGACGCCGCCGAGCTACAATCCGGCGCTGGCGTCCGTGCGCGAGGTCACGCCGGGCAATGATCCCAACCCTTATACCCGCTGGAGTATGCACCTCGAAAAGACCAGACTCGGCTGGGGCGTTTTCGGGGGGATTATGGGCTATCACCCGGAGTACTGGAACTTCCGGCCGGACCAGTGGTATCACGTTGCGTTCGTGTTTACCCCTAACTACCAGAACAACACGAACTATCCCACGACCCGGGTCTTCGTCAACGGCATCTTGCTGGGCGACTTCTGGGGATACCTCGGTGCGAAAACCGACGCGCCGTTCCAGATCGGTGCAGCCGACCCGAACGGCGGCAGTGCTTTCATCGGCCTGATCGACGAAGTAGCCGTCTACTCGACCTGGTTGAGCGACTCTGCCATTGCCCAGCATTACCTGGCGGCGGTCGGGGTGGCCCCGCCCACAACGCCGCTGCCCAGCCGGGCGGCCTACGGGGCCCAAGTCATGGCTGATGCTCCGATAGGCTACTACAGCTTCGAAGGCGACACCATCTCCGTGACGGACAACTCGGGTAACGGTCGCCATGGCACGCTGGTCGAGCCCGCCAAGCTGCGCTGGACCTCGGGTTTCGGCGGCGGACAGGCCCTGGCTTTCGACAACAGCGGCAGCAGCGGCGGCATGGTGAGTATGGGTGCTGTCGAGGACTTCACGTTCGCCGATGGCACGGGCACAGTGGAGGCCTGGGTCGCCCCGGCGCCGGGCATCAAGTATCGGAGCGACAACTTCAGTTGGCCGTTCGGCAACTACCGACCCGGTATCGCGTCGTGCGCCGACGATTACTGGCATCCCTATTATGCCCTCGAAATGCGAACCAGCGATGCGACCATAGGCGTCGAGAACGTCCCGGAATGGTACGTGAACGGGCCCATTCCCGGCGGGTTGCCCGAGGACGAACACTGGTTCCATGTGGTAGCGGTGTTCAATGCCGGCAAGTTGGATTATTACGTCAACGGTCTGCAGGTCATCAACCAGGCTGACTTCCAACTGCTGCCGCCCGATGGTTTCCTGGGCAACTTCCAGATCGGCGCCATTGACCCGCAGGGTGACTGGGGCTTCCCGGGCAAGATCGACGAAGTGGCTGTCTACGACGCGGCCCTGTCGCCCGAGCGGATCGCCGCCCACTATTCCTCGGTCGCCATGACCTTCGACATTCATGAGATCGAATTCCTTGACCCCACGAACCTGACTCCGGTGGACGTCACCCTGTCGGCCCCTTCGGGCCAGAGTTCCAGCGGGCTCGAGCTCACGTTCTCCTACAATCCGGCGATCATCACGGTGACGGTGCCGGCGCTGAGCCTGACGCTCACGCCGGGCGTGGCGTATCCCATTCCTGACGGCACCACCAGTGCAGTGCTGAGGGTAAGTCCGGTGAGCGGAGGCTACGGCACAACAATGTTAACCGCCACGCCGAATGCCGCGTCCGGCTGGCTGGCCGGCGACAGCATCCAGATCCAGTCGAGCCTGGTCATTGTGGGCGGCATGTACGTCAACGACCATTTCGATGACAACGCCGTTGGAACGAACGTGAACGGCGTCGGCGGCGGCTGGTATGTACCATACCAGGCCAAAGGAGCTCCATCGGAGTCGGACAGTTCCCTGAAGATTCTTAACAACTCGGGCTGGTACGCATGGACGGGAATCGCCTCCAAGTCCGCGGGTGAATTTCCCTTCATGAACGAGGATGGCATCCGTATCGAGTGGGTGATCAACTACGTTCAGCTTACGGCCGCCGGCGGTGCCAGCGGCGCGCCGAACTCTGACGGCGCGGAATGCTTCCACGAACTCGGTGTCATCTCCGCAAACGCAGAGAATAATCAATGGAACGAGCTTTACCGGAACACGAAAGGCGGCCTCTACGTAAACCTGTTCTACAGCGGATACGTCGATTCGCCTACCGAGAACATCACCGTGAAGGGCAGCATCCGCGTGGTAAACTCCAACCACCCGGAGGCCCGCAGTGACGAGGGGGCCAACGGCCTCGAAACGCCCGTGGTCTTCGAATTGACGAACGTGCATTCGATCACCCCTGCCAAGCCGCTGGTGGTCACGATCGAACTCGACCAGGACGGCTGGAAGGTCGGCTTTCCCCAGAACGCCGGCGCGGTCTACAGCGTCTGGCCCACGGGGACCTCGCGTCCGGGCCTCACCATTGACGACGTCTCGGGCAAGGTCCTCGGTGGCTGGGATGCCAACACGCTGGGAGCCGGCTTGGCCGGCGCGGCCATCACCAACGAGTTCGACAACGGTGCTTTCCTCTTCGCAGCGTTCCACAACATCGTCGACGGCAACGGGCAGGGCTGGATCGATAGCGTCAAAGCCTGCGTCGGCTGCCCGCTGGCGACGGACTGCCCCAACCCATTTGCCGATGCTGACGGGGACGGCGACGTGGATCAGGCGGACTTTGCCCAACTCCAGGCCTGTTTCACGGGAACAGGAGGCGGCATTCCTCGTGGCTGCGGATGCCTCGACCACGACGGGAGCGGCAGCATCGACTTGCCCGACCTCGACGCGTTCGAGATCTGCGCGAGCGGCGCGGGTGTTCCGGCAGCCAAGGCCTGCGACGATGAGTAG